TAAATTCCCGTTCCACAGTAGGCACCACAACCGAAATATATGACTACACGAGACTTCTGTTCGCGAAAATCGGAAAAACCCGCTGCCCAGAATGCGGAGAGGAAGTGATGGAACACTCTCCACAGTCCCTAACTCGGCTGCTACTCGAAAAATTCCCAGGGGAAAGAGCCGTCATCTGCTTTGAGACCGAAGAGGGAGCGGATCTTTCACAATATATGAAAAAAGGCTACTCACGCACCTACCGGAACGGAAAGACCCGGGATATGGAAAAAAGCTTGGAGGATCCGGACGCAAAGACCCAGGTAGTCACCGCGAGAACCGTTATAGGAGAACGGTCGAAATCGAGGATTACAGAAGCGCTCGAGGCCGCTTTTTCCGAGAGCAGCCGGGCGCTTGTACACATCGTTTCAGGACAGAGCCTGCGTTTCTCAAGAGAACTTCGCTGTGACCTCTGCGATATTGGGTTTGAAAAACCTACCCCGAACACGTTTTCCTTCAACAGTCCCTACGGGGCTTGCGAACGATGCAGCGGATTCGGAAGAAACCTTGAAATCGATCCCGAACTCCTTGTTCCGGACCCCGCTCTCAGTCTCGCCGAAGGGGCAATAGATCCCTTCACGAAAACTTCCTACAGAAAACAGATGAGAAAGCTGCTCGCCTTCGCCGAGGACGCGGGAATAGATACGGAAAAGCCCTTCTCGGAACTTTCGGCAAGGGAAAAAGATCTTGTGTTAAACGGAGACGAGTACTACTACGGCGTGAAAGGGTATTTCAAAAGGCTTGAGCGGAAAAATTACAAAACCCACATAAGGGTTTTTCTCTCGAGATACCGCTCCGCGTTTACCTGCGAGGACTGCGGGGGAAGCAGGCTCAAGGAAAAAGCCCTCAACGTGCGAATAGAAGGGGAAAGCATATTCCATCTCTCCGAGATGTCCGTAAAGGATCTGAGGTCCTGGTTTGACCGCTTGACCCTGTCCGCTTATGAACTGGAGATCGCCTCCGACATAATAAAGGAAATAAATTCACGGCTGGATTTTCTTATCCACGTGGGGCTTGATTACCTGACCCTCTCAAGGCTCACCCGTACCCTCTCGGGCGGAGAAGCGCAGAGGATAAACCTTGCCTGCCAGATGAGTTCGCGGCTTACCGAGACCCTGTATATTCTGGACGAGCCCTCGATCGGTCTGCACGCAAGAGACATGAACCGGCTCAATTCGCTGATAAGAGAACTCCGGGGAAGAAACAACACCATCATACTCATAGAACACGATCTTGACACCGTAAAGTCCGCAGACTACATAGTGGAACTCGGTCCCCGGGCGGGAGACGGCGGGGGAGAGGTCGTGTATCAGGGGACCCTGAAGAGTTTCCTGCGTTCGGCGAAGAACTCGACCACGAAAAAATACCTCGCAAACGAAAAGAAAATAGAAGTTCCCGGTTCCCGCAGAAAAACCACCGGCAATTCAATAAACGTAATCGGCGCGAGCGAAAATAACCTCAAGAACATAAACATCCGTTTTCCCCTTGGAACCCTCTCGTGCGTAACCGGGGTCTCGGGTTCGGGGAAAAGCTCGCTTGTAAACGACATCCTGCATAACGCTCTCCTAAGAAAATTCAGGAGGAAAGCCGAAAGGGTCGGAAAACACGAACGTATAGAAGGCACAGAGCATATAGACGACGTGATAATTCTTGATCAGGCAAGCATAGGAAGAACCTCGAGATCAAATCCCGTCACTTACATAAAGGTTTACGACGACATACGCAAAATCCTCGCCGGGCACTACCAGGCGAAACTCCGCAAGCTTACCCCATCGCATTTTTCCTTCAACGTGAGGGGAGGCCGCTGCGAGAAATGTATGGGTGAGGGAAGTCACAGGGTCGAGATGCACTTTCTCGCCGACGTCATGGTGACGTGCGAGGAATGCGGAGGAAAAAGGTTTGGAAAAGAGGTTCTGGCCTACAGGTACAAGGGGAAAAACATAGACGACATCCTTAACCTCACTGTCGATCAGGCCATGGGGTTTTTCTCGGGAAACCCGGCCGTTACCAGAAAGCTCAAGATTCTAAAGGATGTCGGATGCGGCTATCTGAGGCTCGGACAGCCCGCAACAACACTGTCGGGAGGAGAGGCCCAGAGGATAAAGATAGCCCGGGAACTCTCAAAAAAAGAAAAAAACAACATCCTCTACATCCTTGACGAACCCACTGTCGGACTTCACATCGACGACATAGGAAAACTCCTCGACGTTCTTAACAGGCTTGTCGACGCCGGTAACAGCGTAATAGTCATAGAGCACAACCTTGAGATGATAAAATGCGCGGATTATGTGGTTGACCTAGGACCTGAGGGAGGAGATAACGGGGGACGCATAGTGGCCTCCGGTACTCCGGAACAGGTTGCTTCGGTAGAAAACTCTTATACCGGAGAGCATCTGAGGCCGCTTCTCGGTTAGCCGGATTATATATTTTTTCGACATGGGGTAGAATAGAACCTTAAAAATAATCTTGTCGGAGAGAAAAAATGCTTGCAGACAGAAAAATACCTTTCAGCGAATCCAAGGAAGAAGAGTGGGAAATTCTTAGACAGAAAACCGAAGGCGGCATAGAGCTTATGCTCGAAGACTCCCAGCGATGGTTCTTGGCCACTACAGAAGGTGACGGAATCAGAATAACTTCCGCAGAGAAAAACGTGCGGCCGCTTGCCGTTCGCGAACCGCCGCTTATCAAGTTCGATGAGTTTAAAAGAGTGGCGGAAATCTATAATGACTCATTCTTCGGCGGCATAGGGGATCTCTCGGCAAGGCTCGAGACTCACCAGTCAAGCCCGAACATGCGGTACCTCTTCATGTTGATTTACTATCTGATCTAGATAGCCCGGAGCAGTAAGTACGTAAAAATCGCCCGCATTCGAGAAAATCACCTAGATCAGGCACTTTGCTGAGCGGAGAACGGCTTAAGAACTTCTTCAGGCTAATTCAAAAAAGCAATTTGAGTTAGCCTGAATTGTCTCTCGCTTCTCACATAACGATTAATAGTAATTTCTCCATGGAACTTATAAAAAAACGCTAAAGCAGCTCTCTCAGGTCACTTAGGTTCGGTAGGCAGGAATTTGGCTCCGGCGGCAGGGCTCGAACCTGCGACCCGATGATTAACAGTCATCTGCTCTGCCAACTGAGCTACGCCGGAACTGTAGAAAATAGAAAAAAGCCAAAGAATAGTTAATTTTATATAGATAAGAAAAACAGTCAACAAACCTAATACCGAGCAAAAATGGCCAGAAAAAAGGAAAAAGAAAAGAAGCCGGAAGAAGTGAGTTCATCTCTTCCCGCACTTTCAAACTC
Above is a window of Candidatus Dadabacteria bacterium DNA encoding:
- the uvrA gene encoding excinuclease ABC subunit A, producing MSKTAKRNGYIEIKGARENNLKNIDVLIPQNRFTVVTGLSGSGKSSLVLDTVYKEGLRRYIDCLSTYARQFIEKVERPAMDDIEGLPTPIAIESRNNVINSRSTVGTTTEIYDYTRLLFAKIGKTRCPECGEEVMEHSPQSLTRLLLEKFPGERAVICFETEEGADLSQYMKKGYSRTYRNGKTRDMEKSLEDPDAKTQVVTARTVIGERSKSRITEALEAAFSESSRALVHIVSGQSLRFSRELRCDLCDIGFEKPTPNTFSFNSPYGACERCSGFGRNLEIDPELLVPDPALSLAEGAIDPFTKTSYRKQMRKLLAFAEDAGIDTEKPFSELSAREKDLVLNGDEYYYGVKGYFKRLERKNYKTHIRVFLSRYRSAFTCEDCGGSRLKEKALNVRIEGESIFHLSEMSVKDLRSWFDRLTLSAYELEIASDIIKEINSRLDFLIHVGLDYLTLSRLTRTLSGGEAQRINLACQMSSRLTETLYILDEPSIGLHARDMNRLNSLIRELRGRNNTIILIEHDLDTVKSADYIVELGPRAGDGGGEVVYQGTLKSFLRSAKNSTTKKYLANEKKIEVPGSRRKTTGNSINVIGASENNLKNINIRFPLGTLSCVTGVSGSGKSSLVNDILHNALLRKFRRKAERVGKHERIEGTEHIDDVIILDQASIGRTSRSNPVTYIKVYDDIRKILAGHYQAKLRKLTPSHFSFNVRGGRCEKCMGEGSHRVEMHFLADVMVTCEECGGKRFGKEVLAYRYKGKNIDDILNLTVDQAMGFFSGNPAVTRKLKILKDVGCGYLRLGQPATTLSGGEAQRIKIARELSKKEKNNILYILDEPTVGLHIDDIGKLLDVLNRLVDAGNSVIVIEHNLEMIKCADYVVDLGPEGGDNGGRIVASGTPEQVASVENSYTGEHLRPLLG